The proteins below are encoded in one region of Kazachstania africana CBS 2517 chromosome 6, complete genome:
- the PRP2 gene encoding DEAH-box RNA-dependent ATPase PRP2 (similar to Saccharomyces cerevisiae PRP2 (YNR011C); ancestral locus Anc_6.306) yields MEGDLSSGIGKRRVRRRYEDEPAIQEVEKESSSGYVSHDDGGLETTNRQPVRNVSRYEGSPDYKESHGHPSIHDRIGQSRYGGKVLTKEAAEAQKYQRLIRDIRHLEQRVSRTSWESLSRNDQDELGLKRDLLKLYEQRQSESRKSALAAQGSLDANKNDAPRRGKQFENTEQKTRQQVWEERQLGNAVSRQDTDEIVIPESENYDYVFDEKAMIDFTSDNEDLYSETEEVEEEVFPEEQKLLDSLEKEENRILSVKESRKLLPVYQYRDKLMKAVKENQVLIVVGETGSGKTTQLPQYLFEDGYTQGNKFQIAVTQPRRVAATSVATRVSDEMNVVLGKEVGYSIRFDDKTTPNKTIIKYMTDGMLLREFLTDSKLSAYSCIMIDEAHERTLATDILLGLLKGVLDQRKELRILISSATMNAKRFSEFFNNCPIFNIPGRRFPVDIHYTLQPEGNYISAAITTVFQIHTTQALKGDILVFLTGQEEIETTKEKIEQISAKLGSRIPQLIVTPIYANLPNEQQLAIFQKTPDNCRKVVLATNIAETSLTIDGIKYVIDSGYVKENSYVPSTGMTQLVTVACSKASTDQRAGRAGRVGPGKCFRLFTKWSYENELEQMPKAEILRTNLSNTVLLLLSLDVTDLLNFPFMDKPSISALTKSLESLYILGALDSKGKITELGKMMCEFPCEPEFAKVLHTAATHKKCIGVLQECLSIVAMLHETTSIFAGNKKEAVAAITSDIGSDHLLYLEIYNQWRDSNYSRTWCLDHKIQFKTMCRVRNVRDQLFKCCKKLKLTNIHESTSTANDNDVISRITCAFISGFPMNIVQLENAGYKTIGKSKGGISVNLHPSSVVFQNYKVNAQKPDKFILYQQLILTSKEFIRGCLPILQENWLVEMVPHMFGHLSRDKL; encoded by the coding sequence ATGGAGGGCGATCTGTCGAGTGGCATAGGGAAGAGGAGAGTCAGAAGAAGGTATGAAGATGAGCCTGCTATTCAGGAAGTGGAAAAAGAGAGTAGTTCAGGATATGTTTCCCATGATGATGGTGGTCTAGAAACAACAAATAGGCAGCCTGTTAGAAACGTATCTCGTTATGAAGGGTCACCAGACTATAAGGAATCACATGGCCACCCTAGCATACATGATAGAATAGGCCAGAGCCGGTACGGTGGCAAAGTGTTGACCAAAGAGGCGGCCGAAGctcaaaaatatcaaaggCTAATTAGGGATATTCGTCACTTGGAACAAAGAGTATCAAGGACTAGTTGGGAAAGTCTTTCCCGTAATGACCAGGATGAACTTGGTTTGAAAAGAGATCTTCTAAAGTTGTATGAGCAAAGACAGTCtgaatcaagaaaaagTGCGCTCGCTGCTCAAGGAAGCCTGGATGCGAATAAGAATGATGCGCCAAGGCGTGgtaaacaatttgaaaacacTGAGCAAAAGACCAGACAGCAAGTCTGGGAGGAGCGACAACTGGGAAATGCAGTTTCGAGGCAGGATACAGATGAAATCGTAATACCAGAATCTGAAAATTATGACTATGTGTTTGATGAAAAAGCCATGATTGATTTTACAagtgataatgaagatttatACTCAGAAActgaagaagttgaagaagaagtctTTCCAGAGGAACAAAAGTTATTGGACTCTTTAGAAAAGGAGGAGAACCGTATTTTGTCTGTAAAAGAATCGAGGAAATTATTACCCGTTTATCAATACAGAGATAAGCTAATGAAAGCTGTGAAGGAAAACCAAGTCTTGATTGTTGTTGGTGAGACAGGTTCCGGTAAAACTACACAGTTGCCtcaatatctttttgaGGATGGTTACACTCAAGGTaacaaatttcaaattgcCGTTACGCAACCACGTAGAGTTGCAGCAACCTCTGTTGCGACAAGAGTTTCTGATGAAATGAATGTTGTGCTCGGTAAAGAGGTGGGTTACAGCATTAGATTCGACGATAAAACTACGCCAAATAAGACAATTATCAAGTATATGACAGATGGTATGCTTCTTCGGGAATTTTTGACCGATTCTAAGTTATCAGCATACTCTTGTATTATGATTGATGAAGCACATGAACGTACACTAGCTACAGATATTTTATTAGGTCTATTAAAGGGTGTTTTggatcaaagaaaagagctAAGGATACTCATTTCATCAGCTACAATGAACGCCAAAAGATTTTCGGagttttttaataattgtcctattttcaatattccTGGTAGAAGATTCCCTGTAGATATTCACTACACTTTGCAACCAGAAGGTAATTACATTAGCGCTGCTATTACAACAGTATTTCAGATCCATACCACACAAGCTTTGAAGGGAGATATATTGGTCTTCTTAACTGGTCAAGAAGAGATCGAAACCACGAAGGAAAAGATTGAGCAAATATCTGCAAAATTAGGCTCACGAATACCTCAGCTAATTGTGACACCCATTTATGCAAATTTGCCAAATGAGCAGCAGCTagcaatttttcaaaagacaCCAGACAATTGCCGTAAAGTTGTTCTAGCTACTAATATAGCGGAAACCTCCTTAACTATTGATGGTATCAAGTATGTCATTGATAGTGGTTACGTAAAGGAAAATTCGTATGTCCCTTCTACTGGTATGACGCAGCTAGTGACTGTTGCATGTTCAAAAGCATCTACGGATCAAAGAGCAGGTAGAGCGGGTCGTGTAGGGCCTGGTAAGTGTTTTAGATTGTTTACCAAATGGTCttatgaaaatgaattagaGCAAATGCCCAAAGCAGAGATATTGAGgacaaatttatcaaatactGTGCTATTGTTACTCTCACTGGATGTTACAGACCttctaaattttccatttatGGATAAACCAAGTATTTCTGCCTTAACCAAATCATTGGAAAGTCTGTATATTCTAGGTGCTCTTGATAGTAAAGGTAAGATCACTGAACTTGGTAAGATGATGTGTGAATTTCCATGTGAACCAGAATTTGCAAAAGTATTGCATACCGCAGCAACTCATAAGAAATGCATTGGTGTTTTACAAGAATGCTTAAGCATAGTAGCAATGTTGCATGAAACAACCTCTATATTTGCAGGTAATAAGAAAGAGGCTGTCGCAGCGATAACTAGTGACATAGGAAGTGATCACTTACTATATTTAGAGATTTACAACCAATGGAGAGATTCCAATTATTCAAGAACCTGGTGCCTGGATCACAAAATCCAGTTCAAGACAATGTGTAGGGTAAGAAATGTACGTGATCAGTTGTTCAAGTGTTGTAAGAAGCTCAAGCTAACTAATATTCATGAATCTACGTCGACTGCTAACGATAACGATGTCATCAGTAGGATTACTTGTGCTTTTATAAGTGGCTTTCCAATGAATATAGTTCAGTTAGAAAATGCAGGATATAAGACAATCGGAAAAAGTAAGGGTGGTATAAGTGTTAACCTCCATCCTTCAAGCGttgttttccaaaattacaaaGTGAATGCACAAAAACCTGATAAATTCATTCTGTATCAGCAATTGATTCTGACctcaaaagaatttatcagGGGCTGTTTACCTATATTGCAAGAAAATTGGTTAGTGGAAATGGTTCCACATATGTTTGGACATTTGTCTAGAGAcaaattgtaa
- the KAFR0F00880 gene encoding uncharacterized protein (similar to Saccharomyces cerevisiae PFK2 (YMR205C); ancestral locus Anc_6.304) codes for MVYKTPFVNGIAYTTITTYSKSSFEETLTFYKSLLELNETTVLNDTTVMLANEVTFIIVKLIEDSSKCQNFQVYRKNLIDLRFDRDWRGLAVDSITFTVSSLSIMMQHLMNMNLPFQCSPSITAPTQIYTLDPVGNLIGMTGTKNAISTQLAPPKSPVSSALPSRSSSTRNLNKDLSSHLTTEGDYPSLPPNIDVSDKNKRCIAVMTSGGDAPGMNSNVRAIVRTIIFHNCKPFVVYEGYEGLLHGNIKEVLWEDVRDWNAMGGTLIGTARSPDFKRREGRIQGAHNLINFGIDALIVCGGDGSLTGADIFRSEWPDLIKELLDTNKITEEQYKRHQHLNICGTVGSIDNDMSSTDTTIGAYSALDRICEAVDYVEATAKSHSRAFVIEVMGRNCGWLALMTGISTAADYIFIPETPASSETWREEMCDTVSKHRARNKRTTMVVVAEGAIADDLKPITASDIHETLTKRLGLDTRITTLGHVQRGGSAVAYDRILANLQGVEAVNAVLESTPTSPSPIITVNENKINRKSLVESVRLTKSVAEAIKAKDFKKAMSLRETEFVEHLQNYLAMNRADHYEPKLPSENRLKIAIINIGAPAGGINSAVYSIATYCMSQGHKPYAIYNGWSGLSRHESIRSLKWHDILGWQSRGGSELGTNRDTPSSTDMGMIAYYFQKYQFDGLVLIGGFEAFVSLEQLERARDTFPAFRIPMVLIPATLSNNVPGTEYSLGSDTAMNALMKYCDAVKQSAASTRGRVFVIEVQGGNSGYLATTVSLAVGAQASYVPEEGISLEQLSQDIETIGQSFEKAQGRERFGKIILKTGNASKALGAANLARVIQAESGGKFDAKFAIPGHIQQGGLPSPIDRTKATRYAIRAIGFIEDSQSIICGSRTGDEEFMAYDKKISATASVLGVKGSRITFTSIRKLYDQETDLPNRMPKTIHWEGTRAIADHLVGRKTVGVNGT; via the coding sequence ATGGTCTACAAGACTCCCTTTGTCAATGGTATTGCCTATACCACTATCACTACATACTCAAAGAGTAGTTTTGAAGAAACGCTCACTTTCTATAAGTCCTTATTGGAATTGAACGAGACAACTGTATTAAACGATACTACTGTCATGCTAGCTAATGAGGTAACATTTATAATCGTAAAATTGATCGAAGATAGTAGCAAATGCCAAAATTTCCAAGTCTACAGAAAGAACTTGATAGATCTAAGATTTGACCGAGACTGGCGTGGCCTAGCCGTCGATTCGATTACATTCACCGTTTCAAGTCTATCAATCATGATGCAGCATTTAATGAACATGAACTTACCATTCCAATGTTCACCAAGTATCACAGCGCCCACGCAAATCTACACGCTTGATCCCGTAGGTAACTTAATTGGGATGACAGGAACAAAAAATGCGATAAGTACACAACTTGCACCTCCAAAATCTCCCGTGTCAAGTGCACTACCTTCTAGGAGTAGTAGTACTCGAAACCTGAATAAAGATCTTTCCTCACATTTAACAACCGAGGGAGATTATCCATCACTTCCTCCTAATATAGACGTTTctgataaaaataaacGATGTATAGCAGTTATGACATCTGGAGGAGACGCACCAGGAATGAACTCAAATGTTAGGGCCATTGTACGAACCATTATCTTCCACAATTGCAAGCCATTTGTTGTATATGAGGGATATGAAGGGCTATTGCATGGAAATATCAAGGAAGTGCTTTGGGAAGATGTCAGGGATTGGAATGCGATGGGTGGTACTCTCATTGGTACTGCACGTAGTCCAGACTTCAAAAGACGCGAAGGAAGAATACAAGGAGCTCACAATCTCATTAATTTTGGTATAGATGCCTTAATTGTTTGTGGCGGTGATGGCTCCTTAACGGGTGCTGATATATTCAGAAGCGAATGGCCCGACCTAATCAAAGAGTTACTGGACACAAATAAGATAACGGAAGAGCAATATAAGAGGCATCAGCACCTGAATATTTGCGGTACTGTAGGCTCTATTGACAATGATATGTCTTCAACTGACACTACTATTGGGGCATATTCTGCGTTAGATAGAATTTGTGAGGCTGTCGATTACGTCGAAGCCACAGCAAAATCGCACTCAAGAGCATTCGTTATTGAGGTAATGGGAAGGAATTGTGGCTGGTTAGCACTGATGACAGGTATTTCTACGGCAGCTgattatatattcataCCAGAAACTCCAGCTTCCAGCGAAACATGGCGTGAGGAAATGTGTGACACAGTGTCAAAGCATAGAGCCAGAAATAAGAGAACAACAATGGTTGTAGTAGCAGAAGGTGCAATAGCAGATGATTTGAAACCGATAACAGCGTCCGATATACATGAGACTTTAACGAAGAGACTAGGTCTTGATACTAGAATCACTACGCTGGGTCACGTTCAAAGAGGCGGATCTGCTGTTGCCTACGACAGAATATTGGCCAACTTACAAGGTGTAGAAGCGGTTAATGCCGTTTTAGAATCCACACCAACTTCACCTTCCCCTATCATAACTGTAAATGAGAATAAGATAAACAGGAAATCGCTGGTCGAATCTGTTAGACTAACAAAATCAGTTGCTGAGGCAATTAAGGCcaaagattttaaaaaagCAATGTCGTTAAGGGAAACTGAATTTGTGGAGCATTTACAGAACTATTTGGCCATGAATAGAGCTGATCATTATGAGCCAAAATTACCCTCCGAGAACAGATTGAAGATTGCCATAATTAACATAGGTGCACCTGCGGGTGGTATCAATTCTGCAGTCTACTCAATAGCTACGTACTGTATGTCCCAAGGACATAAACCGTACGCTATTTATAATGGATGGAGTGGGCTATCAAGGCATGAAAGTATCAGATCACTCAAATGGCATGATATTTTAGGCTGGCAAAGTCGTGGTGGATCTGAACTGGGAACTAATAGGGATACACCTTCAAGTACAGACATGGGTATGATAGCTTATTATTTCcagaaatatcaatttgatgGTTTGGTTCTTATTGGTGGATTTGAAGCATTTGTTTCCTTAGAGCAATTAGAGAGAGCGAGAGACACGTTCCCAGCCTTCAGAATTCCAATGGTTCTCATACCAGCAACTCTTTCGAATAACGTGCCCGGTACCGAATATTCATTAGGAAGTGACACAGCTATGAATGCTTTGATGAAATACTGTGACGCTGTCAAACAGTCAGCAGCTTCCACCCGTGGCAGAGTTTTTGTTATTGAAGTTCAAGGTGGAAATTCTGGATATTTGGCTACCACTGTATCGCTTGCTGTGGGAGCACAAGCATCTTATGTCCCAGAGGAAGGTATATCCTTGGAGCAACTGTCACAAGATATCGAAACTATAGGACAATCATTCGAAAAGGCTCAAGGTAGAGAACGATTTGGTAagataatattgaagaCAGGAAATGCTTCTAAGGCGCTAGGTGCAGCAAACTTGGCTAGGGTGATTCAGGCTGAAAGCGGAGGGAAGTTTGATGCGAAATTTGCAATACCTGGCCATATTCAACAAGGAGGATTACCTTCACCTATAGATCGTACCAAAGCTACGAGGTATGCTATTAGAGCAATTGGTTTCATAGAGGATAGTCAGTCAATTATCTGTGGCTCAAGAACAGGAGACGAAGAATTCATGGCATATGACAAAAAGATATCAGCTACTGCTTCCGTCTTAGGAGTAAAAGGTTCTAGAATAACGTTTACCTCGATAAGAAAACTATATGATCAAGAAACTGATCTTCCAAATAGGATGCCGAAGACTATACATTGGGAGGGGACGAGAGCTATAGCTGATCATTTAGTTGGAAGGAAAACGGTGGGTGTAAACGGCACATGA
- the CSE2 gene encoding Cse2p (similar to Saccharomyces cerevisiae CSE2 (YNR010W); ancestral locus Anc_6.301) — translation MSLSNPDLQAIRDALLPQKVDQSSKTNITGNVATQSTTGEFIPHIFYSLHNIMKNPNQSLNQMENATGFIKHRLKNSKSLIQNNEQLINLLSYDIDYWENYLQNKENEAQIKKNLFAKLSERINNVLEDNGYEREDSPESENDDSAIPRDSTDNDIEISF, via the coding sequence ATGAGTCTCAGTAATCCAGATTTACAAGCTATAAGGGATGCGCTGTTACCTCAGAAAGTAGACCAGAGCTCAAAGACAAATATTACAGGGAACGTGGCTACACAATCTACAACAGGGGAATTTATACCACACATTTTCTACTCATTACATAATATCATGAAAAATCCAAACCAATCTTTAAACCAGATGGAAAATGCAACAGGTTTCATCAAGCATAGACTTAAAAATAGTAAATCGttaattcaaaataatgaacaaCTAATAAATTTACTCAGTTATGATATTGATTACTGGGAAAactatttacaaaataaagaaaatgaagcaCAGATTAAGAAAAACCTATTTGCCAAGCTGAGtgaaagaataaataatgttCTTGAGGACAATGGTTATGAAAGAGAGGATAGTCCGGAAAGCGAAAATGACGATAGTGCTATACCGAGAGACTCGACAGATAACGATATAGAAATATCCTTTTAA
- the NRM1 gene encoding Nrm1p (similar to Saccharomyces cerevisiae NRM1 (YNR009W); ancestral locus Anc_6.299), which produces MSTESDRRLPLGELTGSSLNKLSNDNGVYKTATSLPSIHSLIDHTPARNITYETPSRNPVTGNRNFNEVSKKLQIRLQLAYYKYKTKQTDLKFSELKSLSNTGVNLTLRTKSEPVVKRRKLLVSHGNYKTPARSSTRKYLTMSASLNGSATSNGEYSGLQTSITSNTNTSIMFHVKTPIRNFEIRDNNSSNTPQRKYAQKQETPMSVKAAKSLLYLFTSNNSNNTK; this is translated from the coding sequence ATGTCTACTGAAAGTGATCGTAGGTTGCCATTGGGCGAGTTGACGGGTTCTAGTTTAAATAAGCTATCGAATGATAATGGTGTGTACAAGACAGCGACTTCACTTCCCTCAATACACTCTTTGATTGATCATACACCAGCAAGAAATATTACCTATGAAACCCCATCGAGGAATCCTGTTACAGGAaatagaaattttaatgaagtatcaaaaaaattacagaTTCGTTTACAACTTGCATATTATAAATACAAAACGAAACAAacagatttgaaattctcTGAGTTGAAATCTTTGTCCAATACAGGGGTTAATTTAACACTGAGAACTAAATCAGAACCAGTAGTAAAGAGGAGAAAATTGCTCGTTTCACATGGTAACTATAAGACTCCTGCAAGATCCAGTACTCGAAAGTATTTGACGATGTCTGCATCTTTAAACGGCTCAGCTACGTCTAATGGAGAATATTCCGGTTTACAGACAAGCATAACATCAAATACAAATACTAGCATCATGTTTCATGTGAAAACACCCATTCGAAACTTTGAGATCCGCGATAATAACAGTAGCAATACTCCACAACGTAAATATGCTCAAAAACAAGAAACTCCAATGAGTGTTAAAGCTGCAAAATCCTTACTTTATCTCTTTACAAGtaacaacagcaacaacaccaaataa
- the LRO1 gene encoding phospholipid:diacylglycerol acyltransferase (similar to Saccharomyces cerevisiae LRO1 (YNR008W); ancestral locus Anc_6.298), protein MVDTETSALVKRKKWKTKDRTDDQDEMDENTSGSHRSHHKHHKKEKNEHDGEDEHRKKKSHKKKRLRDSRRFIFMLGAFLGVLIPFYFGATHVSNNNSELFDNLMNFEYFKDYIDDWKDVLPQGFTSFINDIQNGYLTTSSLQDLKQNFAVGKQLLKEADVQPKHPVVMVPGVISTGIESWSVIGDADCDSAPHFRKRLWGSFYMLRTMFLDKLCWLKHMSLDPETGLDPPNFTMRAAQGFESSDFFVTGYWIWNKVLENLGAIGYNPDSMITAAYDWRLAYLDLEVRDRYFTKLKQQVELLYELNDNEKVVLVGHSMGSQIVFYFLKWVEAEGPMYGNGGDGWVEKYIDSFINVAGTLLGAPKAVPALISGEMKDTIQLNALAMYGLEKFFSRKERVEMLQTWGGIPSMLPKGGELIWGDMDSSFEDGLKNTTDRYGQFIRFVKTDSDKYSKNLTMTGAIDLLMSLCPNWLQKRIEDQYSFGYAKTESDLLANAKHHSHWTNPLEVALPNAPSMKIYCIYGVGNPTERAYVYKEETDRTTGLNLTIDYESEQPVFLTDGDGTVPIVTHAMCHKWAEGVSPYNPSGIKVTIVEIKHQPDRFDMRGGVNSAEHVDILGSAELNEYILKVAAGLGETIQSRLLTNVTNWVRNITFPFD, encoded by the coding sequence ATGGTTGATACAGAAACAAGTGCTTTAgtgaaaaggaagaaatggaaaacGAAGGACAGAACAGATGATCAAGATGAAATGGATGAGAACACTTCTGGTTCCCACAGAAGTCATCATAAACACcacaagaaagaaaagaatgaacATGACGGCGAAGATGAACAtaggaagaaaaagagtcacaagaagaaaagactTAGAGATTCTAGAAGATTTATCTTTATGTTGGGTGCGTTCCTTGGTGTACTAATACCATTCTACTTTGGAGCAACACATGTTTCGAACAATAATAGcgaattatttgataatttgatgaatttcgaatattttaaagatTATATAGATGATTGGAAAGATGTACTACCACAAGGGTTTACGTCATTCATAAATGATATTCAGAATGGTTATCTAACGACTTCATCATTACAGGATTTGAAACAGAATTTTGCAGTAGGTAAAcagttattgaaagaagctGATGTCCAGCCAAAACATCCCGTTGTGATGGTTCCTGGTGTCATTTCTACTGGGATTGAAAGTTGGAGTGTAATCGGAGACGCTGATTGCGATAGTGCTCCACATTTCAGGAAAAGATTGTGGGGGTCATTCTATATGTTGAGAACCATGTTTTTAGATAAGTTGTGCTGGTTAAAGCATATGTCGTTGGATCCAGAGACTGGGTTAGATCCTCCAAATTTCACAATGAGAGCTGCACAAGGTTTCGAGTCAAGCGATTTTTTCGTCACTGGATATTGGATTTGGAATAAAGTATTAGAGAATTTGGGTGCTATAGGTTATAATCCCGATAGTATGATTACCGCTGCCTATGATTGGAGATTAGCATATTTAGATTTAGAAGTTCGTGATAGATACTTTACCAAATTAAAGCAACAGGTAGAACTGCTATATGAATTAAacgataatgaaaaagtcGTCCTTGTGGGTCATTCCATGGGGTCTCAGATtgtcttttattttttaaaatggGTTGAGGCAGAAGGACCAATGTATGGTAATGGAGGAGATGGATGGGTAgagaaatatattgattCTTTCATCAATGTTGCGGGCACGTTGTTGGGAGCACCAAAAGCTGTACCTGCTCTAATAAGTGGTGAAATGAAGGATACCATACAATTGAATGCGCTAGCCATGTATGGGttggaaaaattcttcagtAGGAAAGAAAGAGTAGAAATGTTACAGACTTGGGGTGGTATTCCATCCATGTTACCAAAAGGGGGCGAACTGATATGGGGCGACATGGACtcttcatttgaagatggGTTAAAGAATACTACTGATAGATATGGGCAATTTATTAGATTTGTGAAAACTGATAGTGACAAGTATAGTAAAAATTTAACAATGACAGGGGCTATTGACCTCTTGATGAGCTTATGTCCAAATTGGTTACAGAAGAGAATCGAGGATCAATATTCGTTTGGATATGCCAAGACGGAGTCTGACTTATTAGCGAATGCAAAACATCATTCACATTGGACGAATCCATTAGAAGTTGCATTACCGAATGCGCCAAGTATGAAGATCTATTGTATATACGGAGTCGGAAACCCTACCGAGAGAGCATACGTTTACAAGGAAGAGACAGATAGGACGACGGGATTGAACTTGACTATTGACTATGAAAGTGAGCAACCAGTGTTTCTCACGGACGGTGACGGTACTGTGCCCATAGTGACACATGCGATGTGCCACAAATGGGCTGAAGGCGTCTCACCTTACAATCCCAGCGGCATTAAAGTTACTATAGTGGAGATCAAGCATCAGCCAGACAGATTTGACATGAGAGGCGGTGTCAACAGTGCTGAACATGTGGATATCCTGGGCAGTGCAGAACTCAACGAATACATCCTGAAAGTTGCTGCTGGACTCGGAGAAACCATCCAGTCAAGACTACTTACAAATGTGACGAACTGGGTCCGTAACATAACCTTCCCCTTCGATTAG
- the ATG3 gene encoding Atg3p (similar to Saccharomyces cerevisiae ATG3 (YNR007C); ancestral locus Anc_6.297) has product MLRSTLSSWREYLTPITNKSTFLVTGQITPLEFQHAGDYLVSMFPIWKWNNDGSNINFRDFLPHDKQFLVCRKVPCHARAQSLIDASDKYDFDNDEFVDGKDGEINKEEEESIDDIDELIQDMEIKSEDDDVVNGHTMLKTHANENQRYYDLYITYSTSYRVPKMYIVGFGCEGTPLTSEEMFQDITMEYRDKTATIEKLPFFKVPILSVSIHPCKHANVMKTLLEKVRLVNQKRRRELEGQENHIRHDDDEWEDLQDDVNDTLKIDQYLVVFLKFISSVTPTIEHDYTMEGW; this is encoded by the coding sequence ATGCTGAGATCAACATTAAGCAGTTGGAGAGAGTATTTGACACCCATTACAAACAAGTCTACCTTCTTAGTGACGGGACAAATAACACCGTTAGAGTTTCAGCATGCCGGTGATTACCTCGTGAGCATGTTCCCCATTTGGAAGTGGAATAATGATGGAAGCAACATTAATTTCAGAGATTTCTTGCCGCATGACAAGCAATTTTTGGTTTGTAGGAAGGTTCCCTGTCATGCAAGAGCGCAGAGTTTGATAGACGCCAGTGATAAGTATGATTTTGATAACGATGAGTTTGTGGATGGGAAAGATGGCGAAATTAACaaggaggaagaagaaagcaTCGATGATATCGACGAGCTTATTCAAGATATGGAGATTAAATCAGAAGATGACGACGTAGTCAATGGGCATACGATGTTAAAAACGCATGCAAATGAAAACCAAAGATATTATGATTTATACATCACATATTCCACCTCGTACAGGGTTCCAAAAATGTATATAGTGGGATTTGGATGTGAAGGCACCCCATTGACCTCTGAGGAAATGTTTCAAGATATTACAATGGAATATAGAGATAAGACAGCTACCATAGAAAAGTTaccttttttcaaagttccAATTTTATCTGTTTCTATTCATCCCTGCAAGCACGCAAACGTCATGAAGACTTTGCTGGAAAAAGTACGTTTGGTTAATCAAAAGAGAAGACGAGAATTGGAAGGACAAGAGAATCACATCCGTCATGATGATGACGAGTGGGAAGATCTGCAAGATGATGTTAACGATACTCTTAAAATAGACCAGTATTTGGTtgtctttttgaaatttataagTAGTGTCACCCCCACAATCGAGCACGACTATACAATGGAAGGTTGGTAA